Proteins from a genomic interval of Mus caroli unplaced genomic scaffold, CAROLI_EIJ_v1.1 scaffold_19705_1, whole genome shotgun sequence:
- the LOC110288995 gene encoding low affinity immunoglobulin gamma Fc region receptor III-like isoform X2, which yields MTLDTQMFQNAHSGSQWLLPPLSILLLFAFADRQSALPKAVVKLDPPWIQVLKEDMVTLMCEGTHNPGNSSTQWFHNGRSIPSQVQASYTFKATANDSGEYRCQMEQTRLSDPVDLGVISGGGRHKIRLKPVTGQWKKKVS from the exons ATGACTTTGGACACCCAGATGTTTCAGAATGCACACTCTGGAAGCCAATGGCTACTTCCACCACTGTCAATTCTGCTGCTGTTTG CTTTTGCAGACAGGCAGAGTG CTCTTCCGAAGGCTGTGGTGAAACTGGACCCCCCATGGATCCAGGTGCTCAAGGAAGACATGGTGACACTGATGTGCGAAGGGACCCACAACCCTGGGAACTCTTCTACCCAGTGGTTCCACAACGGGAGGTCCATCCCGAGCCAGGTCCAAGCCAGCTACACGTTTAAAGCCACAGCCAATGACAGTGGAGAATATCGGTGCCAAATGGAGCAGACCCGTCTCAGCGACCCTGTAGATCTGGGAGTGATTTCTG GTGGGGGCAGGCACAAGATAAGGCTaaagcctgtgactgggcagtggaaaaagaaggtaagctga
- the LOC110288995 gene encoding low affinity immunoglobulin gamma Fc region receptor III-like isoform X1 gives MTLDTQMFQNAHSGSQWLLPPLSILLLFAFADRQSAALPKAVVKLDPPWIQVLKEDMVTLMCEGTHNPGNSSTQWFHNGRSIPSQVQASYTFKATANDSGEYRCQMEQTRLSDPVDLGVISGGGRHKIRLKPVTGQWKKKVS, from the exons ATGACTTTGGACACCCAGATGTTTCAGAATGCACACTCTGGAAGCCAATGGCTACTTCCACCACTGTCAATTCTGCTGCTGTTTG CTTTTGCAGACAGGCAGAGTG CAGCTCTTCCGAAGGCTGTGGTGAAACTGGACCCCCCATGGATCCAGGTGCTCAAGGAAGACATGGTGACACTGATGTGCGAAGGGACCCACAACCCTGGGAACTCTTCTACCCAGTGGTTCCACAACGGGAGGTCCATCCCGAGCCAGGTCCAAGCCAGCTACACGTTTAAAGCCACAGCCAATGACAGTGGAGAATATCGGTGCCAAATGGAGCAGACCCGTCTCAGCGACCCTGTAGATCTGGGAGTGATTTCTG GTGGGGGCAGGCACAAGATAAGGCTaaagcctgtgactgggcagtggaaaaagaaggtaagctga